A single genomic interval of Aestuariirhabdus haliotis harbors:
- a CDS encoding MerR family transcriptional regulator, with product MTNTPNNTTTPMTGAINKQQWSELFADTGLTEAMMQQWHQLFEQRHPEGHESFLRWLGESSDEVARIRQWSRDSRKG from the coding sequence ATGACGAATACACCGAACAACACCACGACGCCCATGACTGGTGCGATCAACAAACAGCAGTGGAGCGAGCTGTTTGCCGACACCGGTTTGACCGAGGCCATGATGCAACAGTGGCATCAGCTGTTTGAGCAGCGTCATCCCGAAGGGCACGAGAGCTTTCTGCGCTGGTTGGGTGAATCAAGCGATGAAGTGGCTCGCATACGTCAATGGTCCAGAGACTCCCGAAAAGGATAA
- a CDS encoding transglutaminase-like domain-containing protein: protein MMASTTTPTQGADPDHSLYLAPTAVIDSTHPEIVRHSQQLIAGHTGQRQQAIALYYSVRDAIRYDPYRIGTTLESSRASAILASGHGYCVSKAVLLAALARAADIPARLGFADVRNHLTSERLRQAMGTDLFAWHGYTELFIEGQWVKATPAFNLSLCEKTGVKPLEFDGLSDSVFHEFDQSGQRHMEYVTEHGHFADLPFERMFQEYQRHYPGMMAALAQLGEADFESEAQAG from the coding sequence ATGATGGCTTCCACTACAACACCTACCCAGGGTGCCGACCCGGATCACAGTCTGTACCTGGCCCCAACAGCGGTTATTGATAGTACCCACCCCGAAATTGTCCGCCATAGCCAGCAGCTGATTGCAGGCCATACAGGCCAACGTCAGCAGGCTATCGCTCTCTATTACAGCGTACGTGATGCCATTCGCTATGATCCTTATCGCATTGGTACCACCCTGGAGAGTTCCCGTGCCAGTGCCATTTTGGCCAGTGGTCATGGTTACTGTGTCAGCAAAGCGGTGTTATTGGCGGCCCTGGCCAGGGCGGCGGACATTCCGGCCCGTCTGGGGTTTGCCGATGTGCGCAATCATTTAACGTCCGAACGTTTGCGCCAGGCGATGGGCACCGACCTGTTTGCCTGGCATGGTTACACCGAGCTCTTTATTGAAGGGCAGTGGGTCAAGGCGACACCGGCCTTTAATTTGTCACTGTGCGAAAAAACCGGGGTCAAGCCTCTGGAGTTCGATGGTTTGAGTGATTCGGTATTTCATGAATTTGATCAAAGCGGCCAACGCCATATGGAATATGTCACGGAACATGGCCACTTCGCTGATCTGCCCTTTGAACGGATGTTCCAGGAGTACCAGCGTCATTACCCCGGTATGATGGCGGCGTTGGCCCAACTGGGTGAGGCCGACTTTGAAAGTGAAGCCCAGGCCGGCTGA
- a CDS encoding cation:dicarboxylate symporter family transporter gives MSLASKVILGLIIGVSCGLFWGELTAPLEIIGDIFLMLLQMTVLPYILTSVMLGVGSLKRHEILPIAKYGGLALLLMWSTAAILLLQTAWSLPHRVTASFFSLSWIHPPQESLALSHFIPANPFLALSERSVPAIVLFSVAMGITIIGMQRKEKILEGLTTARDMISSLSSLVIRFTPFGVFAISAAASGTMELEQLKGIYVFVTLLSVMSLFLTFWAFPHLIRNITPFRYREIIATSRDALVTAFATGNLFVVLPILSRRSRVLLLKHRPANKSSVSIVDVIVPISYSLPTAGKMLGFLFILFAGWFSGKELSPADFPVLLLMGLTSFFSPMIVSIPEMLNHFNINPEIFKLYLLTDQILFNRFAALTGAMFILGVALIVGAGATRMLKVKWRRISFAFAITVAWTTAIVLSLHAVFAGIDYHYNGYQLFIERGAMEPPVKHSLLESVPNTIVKAPLVTSKPVLKRIRERGFLRVGYYRDWLPYAFHNVDGELVGYDIEIFNKLAADLGVEIEFVRIYRNETAPLLNNGYLDIASGVVSSPKHLLQYTLSSEYGRELMSLIVPDNKRRQYRRWEDMRQQEKLIIGVPDGFVDAVDLSDLLPNATLWEIASPRTFFRDSEEMAQYDALLFVATAASGWGMINPEYSIAIPQPEQLFVPLAFPLARSDLEFERYVRKWLELRKLDGTLDRYFDYWIKGELGTPKAPRWSLWQSLTAPDTQAAQ, from the coding sequence ATGAGTCTGGCTAGCAAGGTAATTCTGGGTCTGATAATTGGCGTCAGCTGCGGCTTATTCTGGGGCGAACTTACCGCGCCACTGGAAATCATCGGGGATATTTTCCTGATGCTGCTGCAGATGACTGTCTTGCCCTATATTCTCACGTCGGTCATGTTGGGCGTGGGGTCTCTGAAGCGTCATGAGATCCTCCCGATCGCAAAATACGGTGGCCTGGCACTGCTTCTAATGTGGTCAACCGCCGCCATACTGCTACTGCAAACAGCCTGGTCACTGCCCCACCGGGTAACTGCCAGCTTTTTCAGCTTATCCTGGATTCATCCCCCGCAAGAGTCTTTGGCATTAAGCCATTTTATACCGGCCAACCCGTTCCTTGCCCTGTCCGAACGCTCGGTGCCGGCCATAGTATTGTTCAGTGTGGCTATGGGTATCACCATCATCGGAATGCAACGCAAAGAGAAGATACTGGAGGGCCTGACCACCGCAAGAGACATGATCTCTTCCCTTTCCTCACTGGTGATTCGCTTTACCCCTTTCGGTGTCTTCGCTATCAGCGCCGCTGCTTCCGGCACCATGGAACTGGAGCAACTCAAGGGCATCTACGTGTTTGTCACGCTGTTATCTGTGATGTCACTGTTTCTCACCTTTTGGGCATTCCCTCACCTGATACGCAACATTACTCCCTTCCGTTACCGGGAAATCATCGCCACCAGCCGGGATGCTCTGGTAACCGCTTTTGCCACCGGCAACCTGTTCGTTGTATTGCCTATTTTAAGCCGGCGCAGCCGAGTGTTGTTGCTTAAACATCGGCCGGCTAACAAAAGCAGCGTATCCATTGTTGATGTGATCGTACCCATCAGTTACAGCTTACCGACGGCGGGTAAAATGCTGGGCTTTCTGTTTATTCTGTTCGCCGGTTGGTTCAGTGGCAAAGAGCTTTCCCCGGCGGATTTCCCCGTACTGCTGTTGATGGGACTCACCTCCTTTTTCAGCCCCATGATCGTCTCCATTCCCGAGATGCTGAATCACTTCAATATCAACCCGGAGATTTTCAAGCTCTACCTGTTGACCGACCAGATCCTGTTTAATCGTTTTGCCGCACTCACCGGTGCCATGTTTATTTTGGGTGTCGCCCTAATCGTCGGAGCCGGGGCTACACGCATGTTAAAGGTCAAATGGCGACGTATCAGTTTCGCCTTTGCCATTACCGTTGCCTGGACAACCGCCATCGTGCTCTCTCTGCATGCAGTCTTTGCCGGCATCGATTACCACTACAACGGCTACCAACTTTTTATCGAGCGGGGGGCCATGGAACCTCCGGTCAAACACAGTCTGCTGGAATCGGTACCCAACACCATTGTGAAAGCACCTCTGGTTACTTCCAAACCGGTACTCAAACGTATTCGCGAGAGAGGCTTCTTGCGTGTGGGTTATTATCGCGATTGGTTGCCCTACGCTTTCCATAATGTCGATGGCGAACTGGTCGGGTATGACATCGAAATATTTAACAAACTGGCCGCCGATCTGGGCGTGGAGATCGAGTTTGTTCGTATCTATCGCAACGAAACTGCGCCATTGCTGAACAATGGCTATCTGGACATTGCTTCCGGCGTGGTTTCCAGCCCCAAACACCTGTTGCAATACACCCTGTCGTCCGAATACGGCCGCGAATTGATGTCCCTGATCGTACCGGATAACAAACGTCGTCAATATCGCCGCTGGGAAGATATGCGGCAACAGGAGAAACTGATCATTGGTGTCCCCGATGGTTTTGTCGATGCCGTGGATTTGTCCGATTTACTGCCGAATGCCACCTTGTGGGAAATCGCTTCGCCCCGAACCTTCTTCCGGGACAGCGAAGAGATGGCGCAATACGATGCCCTGCTTTTTGTCGCAACGGCGGCTTCGGGCTGGGGCATGATCAACCCCGAGTACAGCATTGCCATTCCCCAGCCCGAGCAGCTGTTCGTGCCCCTGGCCTTTCCGCTGGCACGCAGCGACCTGGAGTTTGAACGCTACGTGCGCAAATGGCTGGAGCTCCGGAAGCTGGATGGCACGTTGGATCGTTATTTTGATTACTGGATCAAAGGCGAGCTGGGCACACCAAAGGCACCACGCTGGTCTCTGTGGCAAAGCCTGACCGCACCCGACACCCAAGCGGCACAATAA
- a CDS encoding 3-hydroxyacyl-CoA dehydrogenase NAD-binding domain-containing protein: protein MSAIRFEKDADNIVTLVLDNPGQSANTMNADFREALTDVVTRIEQEQDSISGILVTSAKSTFFAGGDLKELVAVEDAAEFYAMVNRIKEGMRRLETLGKPVVAAINGAALGGGWEIALACHHRICLNSPKVSLGLPEVTLGLLPGGGGVVRMVRLLGLEKSLPYLLEGKQLKAEAALKAGWVQELVDTPEQLVERGKAWIKDNPKSSQPWDEKGYRMPGGTPSSPKVFQMLSVAPAMLRQKTKGCFPAPEKILAAAVEGAQVDFDNACLIESRYFTELVTSPVAKNMINTFWFQLNDIKAGGSRPQGIDTYTTQKVGVIGAGMMGAGIAYQAAISGIDVVLKDISMESAEKGKSYSEQLLAKRVSRGRMTEEKKAGILARIQATDNSEAFADCDLIIEAVFEDRGLKARVTAEAEAICGDNTLVASNTSTLPITGLAEAVQNPDRFIGLHFFSPVDKMPLVEIICGKQTSDEALARAFDFVLQIRKTPIVVNDSRGFFTSRVFGTFTNEGIAMLGEGVEPALIEKEALKAGMPVGPLAISDEVSMSLMKHIRKQTEADLAAEGATIPNHPANAVIDAMVEDLDRQGRAAGGGFYDYPSQGKKHLWSGLREQFVRSDLQISKQDVRDRMLFIQAIETVRCLEENVLRSVADANIGSIFGIGFAAWSGGALQFINQYGLTSFVDRAHYLAEQYGERFEPPALLQEMAASGKRFE from the coding sequence ATGAGTGCAATTCGATTTGAGAAAGACGCCGACAACATCGTAACCCTGGTCCTGGACAATCCCGGACAATCGGCCAACACCATGAATGCGGATTTTCGCGAGGCCCTGACCGATGTCGTAACCCGTATTGAGCAAGAGCAAGACAGCATCAGTGGTATTCTGGTGACGTCGGCCAAGAGCACTTTCTTTGCTGGCGGTGATCTGAAAGAACTGGTGGCGGTTGAAGATGCCGCTGAGTTTTATGCCATGGTCAATCGCATCAAAGAGGGCATGCGCCGACTGGAAACCCTGGGTAAGCCCGTTGTGGCTGCCATCAATGGGGCCGCTCTGGGTGGCGGTTGGGAAATTGCCCTGGCTTGTCATCACCGTATCTGCCTGAACAGCCCTAAAGTAAGCCTGGGCTTGCCGGAAGTGACTCTGGGACTGCTACCCGGTGGCGGCGGAGTCGTGCGTATGGTGCGTTTGCTGGGGTTGGAAAAATCCTTGCCGTACCTGCTCGAAGGCAAACAGTTAAAAGCCGAAGCGGCGCTAAAAGCGGGCTGGGTTCAGGAATTGGTCGATACGCCCGAGCAGCTGGTTGAACGGGGTAAAGCCTGGATCAAAGACAATCCAAAGTCTTCCCAGCCCTGGGATGAAAAAGGCTATCGCATGCCTGGTGGCACGCCATCCAGCCCCAAGGTGTTCCAGATGTTGTCCGTAGCTCCCGCTATGTTACGCCAGAAGACCAAAGGCTGTTTCCCGGCGCCGGAAAAAATACTGGCCGCCGCAGTGGAGGGGGCTCAGGTCGATTTTGATAACGCCTGCCTGATCGAGAGTCGCTACTTCACCGAGCTGGTTACCTCGCCGGTGGCGAAGAATATGATCAATACTTTCTGGTTTCAGCTCAATGATATCAAGGCGGGTGGGTCACGTCCCCAGGGCATCGATACCTACACCACGCAAAAAGTGGGTGTGATCGGTGCCGGAATGATGGGAGCGGGTATCGCCTACCAAGCCGCTATCAGCGGAATTGATGTGGTGCTCAAAGATATCTCTATGGAAAGCGCCGAAAAGGGCAAATCCTACAGCGAGCAGCTGCTGGCCAAGCGTGTATCCCGTGGTCGTATGACGGAAGAGAAAAAGGCCGGGATACTGGCCCGCATTCAGGCCACTGACAACAGCGAAGCCTTTGCCGATTGTGACCTGATTATCGAAGCCGTATTTGAGGATCGGGGACTGAAAGCCAGGGTAACCGCCGAGGCCGAAGCCATTTGCGGCGATAACACATTGGTGGCATCCAATACCTCGACTTTGCCGATCACAGGTTTGGCCGAAGCGGTGCAGAATCCGGATCGTTTTATCGGCCTGCACTTCTTTTCGCCGGTGGACAAAATGCCCCTGGTGGAGATTATCTGCGGCAAGCAAACCAGCGATGAAGCCCTGGCTCGGGCGTTTGATTTTGTTTTGCAGATTCGCAAGACACCCATTGTGGTTAACGACAGTCGAGGGTTTTTCACCTCTCGTGTATTTGGTACCTTCACCAATGAAGGTATTGCCATGCTGGGTGAGGGCGTCGAGCCGGCGCTGATCGAGAAAGAAGCGCTCAAGGCCGGTATGCCGGTGGGGCCGCTGGCGATCTCCGACGAAGTTAGCATGAGTCTGATGAAGCATATTCGCAAACAGACCGAAGCCGATCTGGCAGCCGAAGGCGCGACGATTCCGAATCATCCTGCCAATGCCGTGATCGACGCCATGGTGGAGGATCTCGATCGCCAGGGTCGTGCTGCTGGTGGTGGTTTTTATGACTATCCCTCACAAGGGAAAAAGCATCTTTGGTCTGGGCTTCGTGAGCAGTTTGTGCGATCGGATCTGCAAATTTCCAAGCAGGATGTGCGGGACCGAATGCTGTTTATTCAGGCCATCGAAACCGTACGCTGTCTGGAGGAAAATGTGTTGCGCTCGGTGGCGGATGCCAATATCGGTAGTATTTTCGGTATCGGTTTTGCGGCCTGGAGTGGCGGTGCACTGCAATTTATCAATCAGTACGGGCTGACATCCTTCGTGGACCGCGCCCATTATCTGGCTGAACAATACGGGGAGCGTTTTGAGCCTCCCGCCTTGTTGCAGGAGATGGCCGCCAGCGGCAAGCGCTTTGAATAA